In Chryseobacterium gleum, a single genomic region encodes these proteins:
- a CDS encoding YeiH family protein has translation MKDFIQNEMTRKVFFIVLAVLCLTPLISSPIALALGFALAVFMGNPFEKHLHQYIHLLLQISIVGLGFGLKLDEALNAGKTGLMLTIVSIVTVMVLGYFLGKIFKLERPLSYLLSAGTAICGGSAIAAVSPIIKPSTKQISLALAIVFTLNSIALFVYPAIGHLLNLSQEQFGLWCAVGIHDTSSVVGAASKYGDEALKIATTVKLARALWIIPVSLITMFIFKSKGTKIKIPWFIGYFIIAILLNTYFPVLDRFSSSITVLAKSGLNLTLFFIGSTLSLQTLKSIGLKPLLTAVLLWITISAGSLLYIIR, from the coding sequence ATGAAAGATTTCATTCAGAATGAAATGACCCGGAAAGTATTCTTTATAGTTTTGGCCGTATTATGCCTTACACCGCTCATATCTTCTCCAATTGCCCTTGCTTTGGGATTTGCCCTGGCTGTTTTTATGGGAAACCCTTTTGAAAAACATCTTCATCAATATATTCATCTGCTGCTGCAGATTTCAATTGTAGGACTGGGATTCGGGTTAAAGCTGGATGAAGCTCTTAATGCGGGAAAAACAGGCTTGATGCTGACTATTGTAAGTATTGTTACTGTCATGGTTTTGGGATATTTTCTGGGAAAAATATTTAAACTGGAAAGGCCCTTGTCTTATCTCTTGTCTGCAGGAACAGCTATCTGTGGAGGAAGTGCCATCGCGGCAGTATCTCCCATTATTAAACCAAGCACGAAACAGATTTCCCTTGCGCTGGCGATTGTTTTTACCTTAAATTCAATTGCGTTGTTTGTCTATCCTGCGATAGGGCATCTGCTGAATCTTTCACAGGAGCAGTTCGGGCTTTGGTGTGCAGTGGGAATTCATGATACAAGTTCTGTAGTAGGTGCTGCAAGCAAATATGGCGATGAGGCTCTGAAAATAGCAACGACAGTGAAGCTTGCCCGTGCATTATGGATTATCCCGGTTTCACTGATTACTATGTTTATTTTTAAAAGTAAAGGAACTAAAATAAAAATTCCATGGTTCATCGGCTATTTTATTATTGCTATTCTTTTGAATACATATTTCCCGGTTCTTGACCGTTTCAGTAGCTCAATCACAGTTCTGGCAAAATCCGGACTTAATCTGACCCTGTTTTTCATCGGTTCTACCCTTTCCCTTCAAACCCTGAAATCTATAGGATTAAAGCCGTTGCTTACCGCAGTACTCCTCTGGATTACGATAAGTGCCGGAAGTCTTCTTTACATTATCCGTTAA
- a CDS encoding voltage-gated chloride channel family protein, translated as MSKNQWTLGKKAVFHTHFFFRKFPALPYILKWLFISMIIGALVGTASAGFLQSLEWVTNFRENHLWLIAFLPVAGFLIGLLYYYFGKDVEAGNNLLIDTIHEPKGIIPFKMAPFVYLGTIATHFFGGSAGREGTALQMAGAIADQLTKPFKLDRNDRKVLIISAIAAGFGSVFGTPLAGAVFGLEVFLIGRIRYNAIFPAFASAVLADLVTNLWKVKHTHYHIDFVPKLEFLPILYSILAGIAFGICAAAFSKIIHWMGSFFKSKVKYPPLRPVAGGIIIALAVFAMGTTRYIGLGIPMIMESFEKQLPLYDFALKMIFTIVTLSAGFKGGEVTPLFFIGATLGSALSLFIPLPFGLLAGMGFVAVFAGATNTPLACMLMGIELFGAECGVYVAIACVVSYLLSGHNSIYAKQKIGEAKNRRYESQQDRSVSDFL; from the coding sequence ATGTCAAAAAATCAATGGACACTTGGTAAAAAAGCAGTTTTTCACACTCATTTTTTCTTCAGAAAATTCCCGGCACTGCCTTATATTTTAAAATGGCTGTTCATCAGTATGATTATAGGAGCTTTGGTTGGAACCGCTTCTGCAGGATTTCTTCAGTCGTTGGAATGGGTTACCAATTTCAGAGAAAATCATCTCTGGCTGATAGCTTTTCTTCCTGTTGCCGGATTTTTGATAGGACTGCTTTACTATTACTTCGGGAAAGATGTTGAAGCCGGAAATAACCTGTTGATCGATACCATCCATGAGCCCAAAGGCATCATTCCGTTTAAAATGGCTCCCTTTGTTTATCTGGGAACGATTGCGACTCATTTTTTCGGAGGCTCTGCAGGTCGTGAAGGAACAGCGCTTCAAATGGCAGGTGCTATTGCAGATCAGCTTACAAAACCTTTTAAGCTCGACCGAAATGATAGAAAAGTACTGATTATTTCAGCGATAGCCGCCGGATTTGGCTCTGTTTTCGGAACTCCTTTGGCTGGTGCTGTTTTCGGTCTTGAAGTTTTTCTAATAGGAAGAATCCGTTATAATGCTATTTTCCCTGCATTTGCTTCGGCCGTTCTTGCTGACCTGGTGACCAATCTCTGGAAAGTAAAACATACCCATTATCATATTGATTTCGTACCAAAACTGGAATTTTTACCCATTCTTTACAGTATTCTGGCAGGTATTGCTTTTGGAATCTGTGCCGCTGCTTTCAGTAAAATCATTCATTGGATGGGATCTTTTTTCAAATCGAAAGTCAAATATCCTCCGCTTCGACCTGTTGCCGGAGGAATCATAATAGCACTTGCCGTTTTTGCCATGGGTACTACCCGTTATATTGGACTGGGAATTCCTATGATTATGGAATCTTTTGAAAAGCAGCTTCCACTATATGATTTTGCCTTAAAAATGATCTTTACCATTGTTACGCTTTCGGCCGGATTTAAAGGTGGTGAAGTTACCCCGCTGTTTTTTATCGGAGCTACTCTAGGCAGTGCTTTATCTCTTTTTATTCCTTTACCTTTCGGGCTATTGGCCGGGATGGGATTTGTTGCTGTATTTGCCGGAGCCACCAATACTCCTTTGGCCTGTATGCTGATGGGAATTGAATTATTCGGGGCAGAATGCGGTGTATATGTAGCTATTGCTTGTGTTGTATCTTATCTTCTTTCAGGACATAACAGCATTTATGCAAAGCAGAAAATAGGAGAAGCAAAAAACAGAAGATACGAAAGCCAGCAGGACAGATCTGTTTCGGATTTTTTATAA
- a CDS encoding acyl-CoA thioesterase codes for MQNKPITFQFISEPSDVNYGGNVHGGSVMKWIDQAGYACATTWSGNYSVTVYVGGIRFYDPIKIGEVVKVDAQVIYTGTSSMHIAINVFSRNLKQPNFEKKTHCIIVFVAVDENGKKLPVPKWTPETEEEKQLEMYAKRLMELRTQIEDEMKPFL; via the coding sequence ATGCAGAACAAGCCTATTACTTTTCAGTTTATTTCGGAGCCTTCAGATGTTAATTACGGAGGAAATGTACATGGAGGAAGTGTGATGAAATGGATTGACCAGGCCGGTTATGCATGTGCTACCACATGGAGTGGTAATTATTCCGTTACAGTATATGTTGGCGGAATCCGTTTTTATGATCCTATCAAAATCGGGGAAGTCGTAAAAGTTGATGCCCAGGTGATTTACACCGGAACTTCAAGCATGCATATCGCCATTAATGTTTTTTCAAGAAACCTGAAACAGCCTAATTTTGAAAAAAAAACCCATTGTATCATCGTTTTTGTTGCTGTGGATGAAAATGGTAAAAAACTCCCTGTACCTAAGTGGACTCCGGAAACAGAGGAAGAAAAGCAGCTTGAAATGTATGCCAAACGACTGATGGAACTGAGAACGCAGATTGAAGATGAAATGAAACCTTTTTTGTAG
- a CDS encoding LysR family transcriptional regulator — translation MFDYRLKVFHTVASRLSFTKASEELHISQPAVTKHIKEIETQVGAKLFDRKGTSIQLTQSGKILYEHAEKIRNIYRDMEFEISQINQQHKGKLIIGASTTVAQYILPEILAKFNTYYKDIKIELLTGNTEAISSLLKEEKIDLGIIEGESQSSYFEYRTFKPDEIVLAAKSDHPLAHKTLHLKDLYQLDLIFREQGSGTLEFIQNRLKEKGININELNTVMQLGSSESIKNYLLHSECVAFLSISTILNELKNNILTVIDIKNFSIERDFHFILPKGEQSELIKLFLRFAEQ, via the coding sequence ATGTTCGATTACAGATTAAAAGTTTTCCATACGGTAGCTTCCCGCTTAAGTTTCACTAAAGCTTCAGAAGAGCTTCATATCTCACAGCCTGCTGTCACCAAACACATTAAAGAAATTGAAACCCAGGTAGGCGCGAAGTTATTTGACCGTAAAGGAACTTCTATTCAGTTGACCCAAAGCGGTAAGATTTTGTATGAACATGCTGAAAAGATCAGAAATATCTACCGTGACATGGAGTTTGAAATCAGCCAGATCAATCAACAACATAAGGGAAAACTGATTATCGGAGCAAGCACAACGGTTGCGCAGTATATTTTGCCTGAAATTTTAGCCAAATTTAATACTTACTATAAAGACATTAAGATTGAGCTTCTTACGGGCAATACGGAAGCTATTTCATCACTTTTAAAGGAAGAAAAAATTGACCTTGGTATTATCGAAGGTGAGTCGCAGTCTTCTTATTTTGAGTACAGGACTTTCAAGCCGGATGAAATTGTTTTGGCAGCAAAATCCGATCATCCTCTTGCTCATAAAACTTTACACCTGAAGGACCTTTATCAGCTGGATCTGATTTTCAGAGAACAGGGTTCCGGTACGCTGGAGTTCATACAAAACAGGCTCAAAGAAAAAGGAATCAATATCAATGAATTGAATACCGTTATGCAGTTGGGAAGCAGTGAAAGTATTAAAAATTACCTTCTTCATTCGGAATGTGTGGCCTTTCTTTCCATCAGCACCATATTGAATGAACTTAAAAATAATATCCTTACCGTCATTGATATTAAAAACTTCAGTATTGAAAGGGATTTTCATTTTATCCTTCCTAAAGGTGAGCAGTCTGAACTGATTAAGCTTTTCCTGAGATTTGCAGAGCAATAA
- a CDS encoding GLPGLI family protein yields the protein MKNFLTITAFLLMVFLQAQTHRFIYELQYKMDSTETGYEKVNMILDITPKEVKFYGKDLAIRDSLNKKFGMNFSYTDMTGQVVKRKINSFDNENFINIKNGYYTFKTTDKINWTIADEIKKVENYTLQKATTKFGGRSWTAWFCKDIPFNEGPFKLRGLPGLIFELSDAKNNFIYTLVKSRELPEVSNTSDFLESSFGNKAIPINEKQKHKLMMEFYNDPFAFERNNISKSNNDLRININGKEIHNVDELNTQTKSMQEVIRKYNNPIEIDKAMHYPIY from the coding sequence ATGAAAAATTTTCTTACAATCACAGCATTTCTGTTGATGGTTTTTCTTCAGGCACAAACCCATAGGTTCATTTATGAACTTCAGTATAAAATGGATTCTACCGAGACCGGGTATGAAAAAGTGAATATGATCCTGGATATCACCCCGAAAGAGGTAAAGTTCTATGGAAAAGATCTCGCTATCAGAGATTCACTGAATAAAAAATTCGGCATGAACTTCAGCTATACTGATATGACTGGACAGGTGGTTAAAAGAAAGATCAATTCTTTTGATAATGAAAATTTCATCAACATTAAAAATGGATATTATACATTTAAAACTACGGATAAGATCAATTGGACGATCGCTGATGAGATTAAAAAGGTAGAAAATTATACTTTACAAAAAGCAACTACAAAATTTGGAGGGAGAAGCTGGACGGCCTGGTTCTGTAAAGATATTCCATTTAATGAAGGGCCATTTAAACTTCGTGGGTTACCCGGTCTGATCTTTGAGCTATCAGATGCTAAGAATAATTTCATTTATACTCTCGTTAAAAGCAGAGAACTTCCGGAAGTCTCCAATACTTCAGATTTCCTGGAATCCAGCTTTGGTAATAAAGCAATTCCTATTAATGAAAAACAAAAGCATAAGCTGATGATGGAGTTTTACAATGACCCTTTCGCCTTTGAAAGAAATAATATCAGCAAATCCAATAATGACCTTAGAATTAACATCAACGGAAAGGAAATTCATAATGTGGATGAACTGAATACTCAAACCAAAAGCATGCAGGAGGTTATCAGGAAGTATAATAATCCGATTGAAATCGATAAGGCGATGCATTATCCGATATATTAA
- a CDS encoding arsenate reductase family protein — protein MKKVFYLNTCDTCRKILAQFDLTDWELREIKKEPVTKEELAEMHKKTKSYEALFSKKSTQIKLRGLDVKSLTEKDFKELLLDHYTFLKRPVFMTDKEIFVGNDKKNVEELQKFFGVNQ, from the coding sequence ATGAAGAAAGTATTTTATCTCAATACATGTGATACCTGCAGAAAAATTTTAGCCCAATTTGACCTTACTGACTGGGAACTTCGCGAAATTAAAAAAGAGCCCGTCACGAAAGAGGAATTGGCAGAAATGCATAAGAAAACAAAATCGTACGAAGCGTTATTCAGTAAAAAATCTACTCAGATCAAACTGAGAGGGCTGGATGTAAAGTCTTTGACAGAAAAAGATTTTAAAGAATTGCTTCTGGATCATTATACCTTTTTAAAAAGACCTGTATTTATGACAGATAAAGAAATTTTTGTAGGAAATGATAAGAAAAATGTTGAAGAATTACAGAAGTTCTTTGGAGTAAACCAATAA
- the gcvT gene encoding glycine cleavage system aminomethyltransferase GcvT, with protein MKKTALYDKHVSLGAKIVPFAGFEMPVQYSGVTEEHFAVREKAGLFDVSHMGQFFIEGPGSKDLLQFVTTNNVDTLENGKAQYSCLPNENGGIVDDLIVYKMEDDKYFVVVNASNIDKDWNHISKYNTFGAKMTNASDEMSLLAVQGPKATEILQKLTDVNLSEIPYYHFTVGSVAGENDVIISNTGYTGSGGFEIYFKNESAEKLWDAVMEAGQEEGIIPCGLAARDTLRLEKGFCLYGNDIDDTTSPIEAGLGWITKFDKDFVSKDVFAKQKEEGVSRKLVGFELTDKGVPRHDYPVVDAEGNVIGKVTSGTQSPMKKVGLGLAYVDKPHFKLGSEIFIQVRNKNIPAKVVKAPFV; from the coding sequence ATGAAGAAAACAGCCTTGTACGACAAACATGTTTCTTTGGGAGCTAAGATCGTACCTTTCGCAGGTTTTGAAATGCCTGTTCAATATTCAGGGGTTACAGAAGAACATTTTGCTGTAAGAGAAAAAGCAGGATTATTTGATGTTTCCCACATGGGACAGTTTTTCATCGAAGGGCCGGGTTCAAAAGACCTTTTACAATTTGTAACCACTAATAATGTAGATACGCTTGAAAACGGAAAAGCTCAGTACTCTTGTCTTCCGAACGAAAACGGAGGAATTGTGGACGATCTTATCGTTTACAAAATGGAAGATGACAAATATTTCGTGGTGGTAAACGCATCCAACATTGATAAGGACTGGAATCATATTTCAAAATACAATACTTTCGGGGCTAAAATGACGAATGCTTCTGATGAAATGTCTTTATTGGCTGTTCAGGGGCCTAAAGCTACTGAGATTCTTCAAAAACTTACCGATGTAAACCTTTCGGAAATCCCTTACTATCATTTTACTGTAGGAAGTGTAGCTGGAGAAAATGATGTGATCATTTCAAACACAGGATATACTGGAAGCGGAGGTTTTGAGATTTATTTCAAAAATGAAAGCGCTGAAAAACTTTGGGATGCTGTAATGGAAGCAGGTCAGGAAGAAGGAATTATTCCTTGCGGACTGGCTGCCAGAGATACTTTAAGATTAGAAAAAGGATTCTGCCTTTACGGAAACGATATTGATGATACAACCTCTCCGATTGAAGCTGGTTTGGGATGGATCACCAAATTTGATAAAGACTTCGTTTCCAAAGATGTTTTCGCAAAACAGAAAGAAGAAGGAGTTTCCAGAAAATTAGTTGGTTTCGAATTGACAGACAAAGGTGTTCCAAGACATGACTATCCTGTAGTGGATGCTGAAGGAAACGTGATCGGAAAAGTAACTTCGGGAACACAATCTCCAATGAAAAAGGTAGGTTTAGGTCTTGCTTATGTTGACAAACCTCATTTCAAATTAGGATCTGAGATCTTTATTCAGGTAAGAAACAAAAACATCCCTGCAAAAGTAGTGAAGGCTCCTTTTGTATAA